A genomic segment from Zygotorulaspora mrakii chromosome 1, complete sequence encodes:
- the OTU2 gene encoding deubiquitinase OTU2 (similar to Saccharomyces cerevisiae OTU2 (YHL013C); ancestral locus Anc_2.548), protein MEEVQARHRKENKDLQNKITGMKKQATKSTRKEINSRCNSLQESLTEKHVQEIQELEKDKEDSSTGALNEVTPEELLLELEIADEKDSVSAVEAINAPVKKRRNRQKEKLAKRDAEVQRIKEEAGREAAQQPDLKKMEQEAIDQLCDFKKLKPFDIQPDGHCLFASVLDQLTMRHNRSDLDIHQLRSLACQYMRENKEDFIPYLFNEETMELQGIDEYTKEMETTAKWGGELEILALAKSFNCPISVLMSGRPLHVVNEGSEKPELKLVYYKHSYALGEHYNSLRDV, encoded by the coding sequence ATGGAGGAAGTACAGGCAAGACATCGCAAGGAGAATAAGGACCTCCAAAATAAAATCACTGGCATGAAGAAACAGGCCACAAAATCCACAAGAAAAGAGATCAATTCAAGGTGCAACAGTCTACAGGAATCTCTTACGGAAAAGCACGTACAGGAGATACAAGAACTAGAAAAAGACAAGGAGGATTCTTCTACGGGAGCTCTCAATGAAGTGACTCCCGAAGAGCTCTTGCTGGAGCTAGAAATTGCGGATGAGAAAGATTCGGTGAGTGCTGTGGAAGCTATAAATGCTCCGGTGAAGAAGCGCCGAAACAgacaaaaggaaaaattggCCAAGAGGGATGCCGAGGTTCAAAGAATTAAAGAGGAGGCAGGTAGGGAGGCTGCCCAGCAACCCGACcttaaaaaaatggagcAAGAAGCGATCGATCAGTTGTGTGATTTTAAAAAACTAAAACCGTTCGATATACAACCCGATGGTCACTGCCTGTTTGCTTCTGTATTAGATCAATTGACTATGCGTCACAATCGAAGTGATCTCGATATCCATCAGTTGCGATCTCTGGCCTGCCAATACATGCgagaaaataaagaagatTTTATCCCGTATCTATTCAATGAAGAAACTATGGAATTGCAGGGCATTGATGAGTATACAAAAGAGATGGAAACCACGGCAAAATGGGGTGGAGAACTAGAGATTTTGGCCCTCGCCAAGTCATTCAATTGTCCGATTAGTGTACTTATGTCGGGCAGACCTCTGCATGTAGTTAACGAAGGTAGCGAAAAGCCTGAATTGAAATTGGTGTACTACAAACATAGTTATGCTTTGGGTGAACATTACAACTCTTTGCGCGATGTTTAG
- the YLF2 gene encoding Ylf2p (similar to Saccharomyces cerevisiae YLF2 (YHL014C); ancestral locus Anc_2.549) produces the protein MSALHKFLLGRSTNNLSSGIVGLANVGKSTFFQAITNSKLGNPANYPFATIEPEEAKVQIPSERLNHLFKLYQSEKKIPATITVYDIAGLVRGASSGEGMGSAFLNDIRHVDGIYQIVRGFENTDITHIEGTVNPVRDLSIVQDELVLKDLEFLENIKERLGKKMNRLPKNSNDFSKMQVEVNLLNKLEEFLYEGRKIIHFKQEWTQEEVCILNRHNFLTAKPSLILLNVTPKDYLLQRNQFIDDVKKWLKEYSPDDDVLLFSAEFETMYNKFKENDDVKGLSDYCKNIVGDDESPKVESSALPDIIVRMREALGLVSFFTCGPQETRQWTIRQGTTAPEAAGVIHTDIKETFISANIIHFDDIASVEPPLQESNLKAQGKIKRAGKQYIMNDGDIAVFKAAGAKTR, from the coding sequence ATGTCAGCCCTTCACAAATTTCTATTGGGAAGGTCCACAAATAATCTTTCAAGTGGGATTGTCGGATTAGCAAATGTGGGTAAATCAACCTTTTTCCAAGCCATAACTAATTCGAAATTAGGTAATCCTGCAAATTATCCGTTTGCAACAATTGAACCTGAAGAGGCCAAAGTACAGATTCCATCAGAGAGGTTGAATCATTTGTTTAAATTATATCAGAgcgaaaagaaaataccTGCCACTATAACCGTTTATGATATTGCTGGACTTGTACGTGGTGCATCGAGCGGCGAAGGCATGGGATCAGCTTTCTTAAATGATATTAGGCACGTCGATGGAATTTATCAGATTGTTAGAGGGTTTGAAAATACTGACATAACTCATATTGAAGGCACAGTCAATCCTGTAAGAGATCTCTCCATTGTGCAGGACGAGTTAGTACTGAAAGACTTGGAGTTTCTAGAAAACATCAAGGAGAGGTTGGGCAAGAAAATGAACAGATTAccaaagaattcaaatgaTTTCTCTAAGATGCAAGTAGAAGTGAATTTACTAAACAAATTAGAAGAGTTCCTTTACGAgggaagaaaaataatacaTTTCAAGCAGGAGTGGACTCAAGAGGAAGTTTGTATTTTGAATAGGCATAATTTTTTAACAGCAAAGCCGTCCCTCATTTTACTGAACGTTACACCAAAAGATTATCTATTGCAGAGAAATCAATTTATTGATGATGTCAAGAAATGGCTGAAGGAGTATTCACCGGATGACGACGTTCTGCTTTTTAGCGCTGAATTCGAAACAATGTACAACAagttcaaagaaaatgatgacGTCAAGGGATTGAGTGATTACTGTAAAAACATTGTGGGGGATGATGAATCCCCCAAGGTTGAAAGTTCTGCACTACCTGATATTATCGTCAGAATGCGCGAAGCTTTGGGATTAGTCTCATTTTTTACTTGTGGGCCTCAAGAGACAAGACAATGGACCATACGACAAGGTACCACTGCCCCGGAAGCTGCTGGTGTGATTCACACAGACATAAAGGAGACTTTCATAAGTGCTAATATCATTCATTTCGACGATATAGCTTCCGTCGAACCCCCATTACAGGAGTCCAACCTAAAAGCCCAGGGTAAAATCAAGCGTGCTGGCAAACAATACATCATGAATGATGGCGACATTGCAGTCTTCAAAGCTGCTGGTGCTAAAACAAGATGA
- the RPS20 gene encoding 40S ribosomal protein uS10 (similar to Saccharomyces cerevisiae RPS20 (YHL015W); ancestral locus Anc_2.550): MSDFQKEKGEEQEQPQIIKIRITLTSTKVKQLENVSNNIVRNAEQHKLVKKGPVRLPTKVLKISTRKTPNGEGSKTWDTYEMRIHKRYIDLEAPVSIVKRITQITIEPGVDVEVVVAKN; encoded by the coding sequence ATGTCTGActttcaaaaggaaaagggtgaggaacaagaacaacctcaaatcatcaaaatcagAATTACTTTGACCTCTACCAAGGTTAAGCAATTGGAAAACGTCTCTAACAACATTGTTAGAAATGCTGAACAACACAAGTTGGTCAAGAAGGGTCCAGTTAGATTACCAACCAAGGTTTTGAAGATCTCTACCAGAAAGACCCCAAATGGTGAAGGTTCCAAGACCTGGGACACCTACGAGATGAGAATCCACAAGAGATACATCGATTTGGAAGCTCCAGTCTCAATTGTCAAGAGAATCACCCAAATTACTATTGAACCAGGTGTGGATGTCGAAGTTGTTGTCGCCAAGAACTAA
- a CDS encoding URC4/urg3 family protein, whose product MTVSGDNALAYFKTISSVRETTGAVYDLVKKNSGGNYFSMNLSKMDGVVDYLCKIIARDYQTDYGSIPPHGRWQHLNAGGQLRVEALIDQWRADNVDELEISRKLIDLIVITVLVDAGAGNVWKYTVEGDKSYNRSEGLAVASYHMFVDGQLSNEGAENPYKVHGQRLSNMTMGEFVQGFQISETSNPLSGMEGRLALIQRLGEALVSRPDIFGPEARPGGMVDYLYAHCDKNKSNTIDLNLIWNTLMDGYVTIWPKGRTTIDDMPIGDVWPLDTKLSSQHSTKWGEDQYLNSLVSFHKLTQWLCYSLLVPFENFGHKFTITNKNLQTGLPEYRNGGLFYDFGVLELKPEHLKRGKALSLKLNADENIPTFTAEDGVIVEWRCLTIGLLDELLVLVNKKLSANLSLPQVIEAGSWKAGREIAAELRPSTKGPPIDLYSDGTVF is encoded by the coding sequence ATGACAGTATCTGGAGATAATGCACTTGCATATTTCAAGACCATATCGTCGGTTCGCGAGACCACTGGGGCAGTTTATGATCTCGTGAAGAAGAATAGTGGGGGCAACTACTTCAGCATGAACTTGTCGAAAATGGATGGTGTTGTTGATTATCTGTGCAAGATTATTGCTCGCGATTACCAGACAGATTACGGGTCTATACCGCCACATGGGCGCTGGCAGCATCTAAACGCAGGTGGACAGCTCAGAGTCGAGGCCCTGATTGATCAGTGGCGCGCAGATAACGTCGATGAGTTGGAGATCTCCAGAAAGTTGATCGATTTGATCGTCATCACCGTTTTGGTCGATGCCGGTGCAGGTAATGTCTGGAAGTATACGGTTGAAGGTGATAAAAGCTATAATAGATCAGAGGGGTTGGCCGTTGCCTCCTATCACATGTTCGTGGACGGCCAGCTATCAAATGAAGGAGCCGAGAATCCTTACAAAGTGCATGGTCAAAGATTGAGCAATATGACAATGGGGGAATTTGTGCAGGGATTTCAGATTAGCGAGACAAGCAATCCATTAAGCGGTATGGAGGGTAGATTGGCGCTTATTCAAAGGCTCGGCGAGGCTTTAGTGAGTCGTCCTGATATTTTTGGCCCAGAGGCAAGACCGGGCGGCATGGTGGATTACCTGTACGCGCACTGTGACAAGAACAAGAGCAACACTATAGACCTAAACCTCATTTGGAATACATTGATGGATGGTTACGTCACCATCTGGCCAAAGGGTAGAACCACCATAGACGACATGCCAATTGGTGACGTCTGGCCGCTCGATACGAAATTGAGTTCACAGCACTCCACTAAATGGGGAGAGGATCAATATCTCAACAGTCTTGTTAGTTTCCATAAACTAACACAATGGCTATGTTATTCGTTGTTAGTTCCTTTCGAAAACTTTGGGCATAAATTTACCATTACAAATAAGAATTTACAAACTGGTTTGCCTGAATATAGAAACGGTGGTCTCTTTTATGACTTTGGAGTCTTGGAATTGAAACCCGAACATTTAAAAAGGGGGAAAGCCCTTTCGCTAAAATTGAATGCTGATGAAAACATTCCAACGTTTACGGCCGAAGATGGTGTTATCGTAGAGTGGCGATGCTTGACGATCGGTCTATTGGATGAGCTACTTGTTTTAGTCAACAAAAAACTGAGTGCTAATTTAAGTTTACCTCAGGTCATTGAAGCTGGCTCTTGGAAAGCCGGTAGAGAAATAGCAGCGGAGTTGAGGCCTTCTACTAAAGGACCTCCAATTGATTTATATAGTGATGGTACTGTTTTTTAA
- the SSY1 gene encoding Ssy1p (similar to Saccharomyces cerevisiae SSY1 (YDR160W); ancestral locus Anc_8.342): MGPLSPLQELFPESNNIEISGFQNESEHDSDDTRGHQDDAESSADSVLTGILKAIMEEQQWHDVKDYQVASLSDRFYISDLYARRKECIMDKMTKDLSKQKTYTNDSNEFKKYNERVRKEYELREKIEYLLRQQQHGDVKVLSESSIYEQYFAGRDLKTLKGASCHGPKTRITSVLKHLHLRKDAGTEQRLISDETSSKASTHTYVIDNASYGQMAIDEGSFPINKFETELLSALEEKTDSYSNEEEEKPSFIAKLWKIVKDPHNDEYHVQRKLRVRHMQMIGVGACLSVGIFLTSGKAFSSAGPFGTLLGFALTGSVVLATLLSFTELSTLIPVSSGFSGLASRFVEDAFGFALGWTYWFSCMIALPAQVLSSTFYLSYYPNLNMSKGRTAGFVILFLMFDILVNLVDVRVLGEVVYVVGILKIFITLGIIIAMLILNAGHGGSSHDQVGFRYWDSSKTSGNLTYGMFRPTFDLSDTGNGSTHGISGSGGRFLAVMSVVLISTFAYSGAEMPFLASGEAINPRKTIPSAIKRTFCIVLILYIFVLLSVGINFYSGDPRLLAYYSGSTKERSLSVANGVGTNWQMNNHCQAGMYSNLQNNNYSYSSPWVLALQNFGLCTFASFFNGILIFFTTAAGISSLFSSSRTLYSMAVQRKAPSIFQKCSKNGIPYVSVLFSGLFGGLAYLAVDKTARENFDVLSNISSASTSIIWMGLNLSFLRFFYALKKRKDIISRDDKSYPYRSPLQPYLAVYGLVGCSLFIIFMGYTNFIHTYWSTKSFFSAYGGLMLFTICYIGYKVFGTSKIQRLDQLNMDSGRREMDRMFWNESRQYSGPYRERLKKLVNWLY, encoded by the coding sequence ATGGGACCCTTGAGTCCACTGCAAGAGTTATTCCCTGAGTCCAACAACATAGAGATATCCGGCTTccaaaatgaaagtgaGCACGACAGTGATGATACCAGAGGTCACCAAGATGATGCTGAGTCCAGCGCAGATAGTGTTCTTACTGGAATACTGAAAGCCATAATGGAGGAGCAACAATGGCATGATGTGAAAGATTATCAAGTGGCTAGTCTATCGGACCGCTTTTACATAAGCGATTTATACGCTAGGCGGAAAGAATGTATCATGGATAAGATGACAAAAGATctatcaaaacaaaaaaccTATACAAATGATAGCAATGAATTCAAGAAATATAACGAAAGGGTACGAAAAGAGTATGAATTACGAGAAAAAATAGAGTATCTACTCCGGCAACAGCAACATGGAGACGTGAAGGTATTAAGCGAGTCATCTATTTATGAGCAGTATTTTGCTGGAAGAGATTTAAAAACCTTGAAGGGAGCAAGTTGTCATGGCCCTAAAACAAGAATTACCTCAGTTTTAAAGCACCTCCATTTACGAAAGGATGCTGGTACGGAGCAACGATTAATCTCCGATGAAACATCGTCAAAAGCTTCAACACACACTTACGTGATAGATAATGCAAGCTACGGTCAAATGGCTATAGATGAAGGTTCATTCCCAATTAATAAATTCGAGACAGAGTTGTTATCTGCTTTGGAAGAGAAAACAGATTCTTATAgtaatgaagaagaagaaaagccTTCCTTCATAGCTAAATTGTGGAAGATAGTGAAGGACCCCCATAATGATGAGTATCATGTGCAAAGGAAGCTACGCGTAAGGCATATGCAGATGATAGGTGTCGGCGCATGCCTCAGTGTTGGGATTTTTTTAACTTCTGGAAAGGCATTTTCATCTGCTGGCCCTTTCGGAACGTTACTGGGATTTGCATTGACAGGTAGTGTAGTGCTTGCGACTTTACTCTCTTTCACAGAGCTTTCCACACTGATTCCCGTGTCTTCTGGATTTAGCGGGTTAGCATCCAGGTTTGTGGAAGATGCCTTTGGGTTCGCATTAGGCTGGACATACTGGTTTTCATGCATGATTGCCCTGCCCGCCCAGGTTCTCTCAAGCACCTTTTATCTCAGTTATTATCCGAATTTAAATATGTCAAAGGGACGTACCGCTGGCTTTGTGATATTATTCCTGATGTTTGATATTCTTGTAAATCTAGTTGATGTTAGAGTCCTCGGTGAAGTTGTTTATGTTGTTGGAATActtaaaatatttataaCACTTGGAATAATCATAGCAATGCTGATCCTTAATGCAGGACATGGAGGTTCTTCGCATGATCAAGTAGGGTTTAGGTATTGGGACTCATCAAAGACAAGCGGAAATTTAACGTACGGCATGTTCCGCCCCACATTTGACTTATCGGATACTGGTAATGGTAGCACGCACGGAATCAGCGGTTCTGGTGGCCGCTTTTTGGCAGTTATGTCAGTGGTTCTGATCTCGACCTTTGCTTACAGTGGAGCTGAGATGCCTTTTCTCGCAAGTGGTGAAGCTATAAACCCAAGGAAGACTATTCCCTCGGCAATTAAAAGGACATTTTGCATTGTGCTGATATTGTACATTTTTGTACTACTGAGTGTTGGAATCAATTTTTACAGCGGAGACCCCCGGCTGCTAGCATACTATAGTGGGTCCACCAAGGAAAGGTCTCTTTCAGTGGCGAATGGCGTTGGCACGAATTGGCAAATGAATAATCATTGTCAAGCAGGGATGTACTCTAATCTCCAGAATAACAATTATAGTTATTCTAGTCCTTGGGTACTAGCGTTACAAAACTTTGGCCTCTGTACTTTCGCTTCATTCTTCAACGGAAtattaatatttttcacAACGGCTGCTGGAATATCTTCGCTATTTAGTAGCTCACGAACACTTTACTCTATGGCAGTCCAGAGGAAAGCGCCatccatttttcagaaatgCAGCAAGAATGGGATACCCTATGTCTCGGTTTTGTTCTCAGGATTATTTGGAGGCTTGGCATATTTAGCTGTTGATAAAACAGCCAGGGagaattttgatgttttaAGTAATATATCCAGCGCTAGTACATCAATCATATGGATGGGCTTAAATCTCTCATTCTTGAGATTTTTCTATgcattgaagaagagaaaggaTATAATATCCAGGGATGACAAGTCATACCCCTATAGATCACCCCTTCAACCTTACCTTGCTGTATATGGGCTTGTTGGgtgttctcttttcatcatttttatgGGATATACAAATTTCATTCATACCTATTGGAGcacaaaatcttttttctctgcaTACGGTGGCCTGATGCTCTTCACTATTTGCTATATAGGCTACAAGGTTTTTGGAACCtccaaaattcaaagattagATCAGTTAAACATGGACAGCGGTAGAAGGGAAATGGATCGAATGTTTTGGAATGAGAGTCGGCAATATTCTGGTCCATACCGTGAACGGCTCAAGAAATTGGTCAATTGGCTCTATTAA
- the ACL4 gene encoding Acl4p (similar to Saccharomyces cerevisiae YDR161W; ancestral locus Anc_8.343) — protein sequence MSGRESYIKQARNALAENDPKKALKILKPLKKILNSSSAPDVHLLQIFADVYLENGQLQNAYPLLEKACELDLDGKKGGSDKFFTLGQVIGGQDGLNMLIQGIQNISAISGDNLDQEEAEKSVEGLLAMIEIWMTDLCMDPNAEEQCEELIQKAMEISDQKAAEVWSTLGSIRISQQRYQEASEAFAQSWNFFELKKQEIKNDLSFDESISHEKYIQLLQPLLSLMKMCIELGLYDVSLKIANEIRDIDEDNLEAHYLEGFTHYMVCKLEMFKKQNLEADINVNNVFEFNQHFQELPLNINDEDIADSVYEARISLSMASKLGETCELADEIVQELIAGTNELLKELGGPLPIQELMQIKRDEIDANQDELDLESELVAD from the coding sequence atgAGCGGTAGAGAAAGCTATATAAAGCAAGCTAGAAACGCTTTGGCTGAGAATGATCCAAAAAAGGCTTTAAAGATTCTCAaacctttgaaaaaaattctcaaCTCGTCTAGCGCCCCTGATGTCCACCTGCTTCAGATTTTTGCAGACGTTTATCTCGAGAATGGGCAATTACAAAATGCGTATCCTTTGTTGGAAAAGGCATGTGAACTTGATCTCGATGGTAAGAAGGGAGGATCTGACAAATTCTTCACGCTGGGACAAGTAATCGGTGGACAGGATGGTTTGAACATGCTTATACAAGGTATTCAGAATATCTCTGCAATATCCGGCGATAATTTGGATCAGGAAGAGGCTGAGAAAAGTGTTGAAGGCCTTTTGGCCATGATCGAAATTTGGATGACGGATTTATGCATGGACCCAAATGCGGAGGAACAATGCGAAGAGCTTATCCAAAAAGCGATGGAAATCAGTGATCAAAAAGCTGCAGAGGTCTGGTCTACGTTGGGATCTATTCGTATTTCCCAGCAACGATATCAGGAAGCATCAGAAGCGTTTGCTCAATCATGGAACTTTTTTGAGCTGAAAAAGCAGGAAATAAAGAATGACTTAAGTTTCGATGAGTCTATATCacatgaaaaatatattcaattacTTCAGCCTTTGCTTTCACTAATGAAAATGTGCATTGAGTTGGGGCTGTACGATGTTTCACTGAAAATTGCGAACGAAATAAGGGACATCGATGAAGACAACCTTGAAGCTCACTATTTAGAGGGTTTTACTCATTATATGGTATGTAAACTggaaatgttcaaaaaacaaaatttaGAAGCTGATATCAACGTTAATAACGTTTTTGAGTTCAATCAACATTTCCAGGAGCTGCCGCTAAATATTAATGATGAGGATATAGCAGACAGCGTATATGAAGCCAGAATTTCTCTAAGTATGGCCTCGAAACTGGGAGAAACCTGTGAGCTTGCAGATGAAATAGTTCAAGAGCTCATTGCAGGCACAAACGAACTACTGAAGGAGTTAGGAGGGCCATTACCAATCCAAGAATTGATGCAAattaaaagagatgaaatcGATGCCAACCAAGATGAACTAGATCTGGAATCTGAGCTGGTAGCGGATTAA
- the NBP2 gene encoding adaptor protein NBP2 (similar to Saccharomyces cerevisiae NBP2 (YDR162C); ancestral locus Anc_8.344), which yields MFQVPGSTADSSNGRKSCIRSRYSDRAPNDAEEDYADTMNSETPGYISIKDFAYSQSNPLHYGYFDDSNHTSDNDGIDGSTEGTRGNEGAHEHDKRQSIILPDDYVINQLAVALYDFEPENDNELELKEGDIVFISYRHGQGWLVAENHERTKTGLVPEEFVTYLSDEDELASKYHVDPDYGEKARPFYLTQFITNGMNAQPTADPESTSKKEGDDADVQAENDDWEDIEQLNDEISSKLNISRNEKV from the coding sequence ATGTTTCAAGTCCCTGGCTCCACTGcagattcttcaaatggtaGGAAATCTTGTATAAGGAGTAGGTATAGCGATCGTGCCCCAAATGATGCTGAAGAGGACTATGCTGATACGATGAATTCTGAAACGCCAGGGTACATATCGATAAAAGACTTTGCATACAGTCAATCCAATCCCCTCCATTATGGctattttgatgattcaaaCCATACTTCTGATAATGACGGGATAGATGGCTCGACTGAGGGCACTAGAGGGAACGAGGGGGCTCATGAGCATGATAAAAGGCAAAGCATAATTCTTCCCGACGACTACGTGATAAACCAGTTGGCCGTTGCGCTGTATGATTTTGAACCTGAGAATGACAATGAGCTAGAACTCAAGGAGGGAGATATAGTATTCATAAGTTACAGACATGGTCAAGGTTGGCTGGTGGCAGAAAACCATGAGAGGACGAAGACTGGTCTTGTACCAGAGGAATTCGTGACATATTTGAGCGATGAAGACGAGTTAGCTAGTAAGTACCATGTGGATCCAGACTACGGAGAGAAAGCACGCCCATTCTACCTGACTCAGTTCATAACCAATGGAATGAACGCACAGCCGACTGCGGATCCAGAGAGTACAAGTAAGAAGGAAGGAGATGATGCTGATGTACAGGCAGAGAATGACGATTGGGAAGACATAGAACAGctcaatgatgaaatatcCAGCAAGCTTAATATCTCCCGTAATGAGAAGGTGTAG
- the CWC15 gene encoding U2-type spliceosomal complex subunit CWC15 (similar to Saccharomyces cerevisiae CWC15 (YDR163W); ancestral locus Anc_8.345), translating to MTTSHRAQLEARSGAKGASYIPTGTQHARLVPGHTKLKYRRSNQYPEKLYETNREDGDTETKESLQIGSADEKVSDGDQEIEEDADSDNYQDSDDDQELLLQELNKIRQERMIAKIRKEQEDEDKGEVQPVSAVLPLEQTKSGWRSNTTFGKRKVSKESAKDDKRLQKASKGYLNNLAKSDYHQDFLRRFVK from the coding sequence ATGACAACCTCGCACAGAGCTCAGCTGGAGGCCCGTAGTGGCGCAAAAGGAGCCTCCTATATTCCCACTGGCACACAACATGCCAGGCTTGTTCCAGGACATacaaaattgaagtatAGAAGAAGTAATCAATATCCAGAAAAGCTGTATGAAACCAATAGGGAAGACGGAGATACTGAGACGAAGGAGAGTTTGCAAATCGGAAGTGCTGATGAAAAGGTTAGTGATGGTGACCAGGAAATCGAGGAAGATGCAGACAGCGACAACTACCAAGACAGCGACGACGATCAAGAACTGTTGCTTCAGGAACTTAATAAGATACGACAAGAAAGGATGATTGCCAAAATACGAAAGGAACAAGAGGATGAAGACAAAGGGGAGGTTCAACCTGTCTCGGCCGTACTGCCTTTGGAGCAAACGAAAAGCGGTTGGCGCAGTAATACAACTTTTGGAAAGCGTAAGGTCTCAAAAGAGTCGGCAAAGGATGACAAAAGGCTTCAAAAGGCTTCAAAAGGCTATTTGAACAATCTTGCGAAGTCGGATTATCATCAGGATTTTTTAAGGCGCTTCGTTAAATGA